Proteins from one Oryza sativa Japonica Group chromosome 12, ASM3414082v1 genomic window:
- the LOC4351433 gene encoding M phase phosphoprotein 10 isoform X2, with the protein MAMDLDEPLDAEKGEAALRRLRDADPALYLSPSADLAAAAREASKHLYASLVPFSPAQPPPLSNLLAGPAFDAEQIWSQIELLSRPLIPHLRRQLRRLEKQPPSQPPPRTESKSADAEEKSEEEDEEDGEGDEELEELDDVDDEEESEEEEEEEEEDKEGLEDKAGNQVEDEFFKIKDLDKFMVKGEEAEYGGGAKQGKKKKKTENWMEEDSDEEEEEDLDEDEDNEDEEDDDEHLDLEDFDDEEEEEEGAVGDIMYKDFFEEADDQKVRKKGGSKKVQFKDEPDEPEVDDKNDDGNDEQGLSTHEKARLKMHAKIEEMEKANLEPSMWTMQGEVNASSRPKNSALEVDLDFEHNVRPAPVITEEVTASLEEMIKKRIIEGHFDDVEKPSPLQFKSPKEQKDLDESKSKKGLAELYEDDYAQKAGLAPAPLSISDELKNEANTLFKRICLKLDALSHFHFAPKPVIEDMSIQANVPALAMEEIAPVAVSDAAMLAPEEIFEGKGDVKEEAELTQAERRRRRANKKRRYAGSHKERPAKMQKD; encoded by the exons ATGGCGATGGATTTGGACGAgccgctcgacgcggagaagggcgaggcggcgctgcggcggctgcgcgaCGCCGACCCGGCCCTCTacctctccccctccgccgacctcgccgccgccgcccgtgagGCCTCCAAGCACCTCTACGCCTCGCTCGTCCCCTTCTCCCCCGCGCAGCCGCCCCCGCTCTCCAACCTCCTCGCAGGCCCCGCCTTCGACGCCGAGCAGATTTGGTCCCAGATTGAGCTGCTCTCCCGCCCCCTCATCCCCCACCTGCGCCgccagctccgccgcctcgaGAAGCAACCCCCGTCTCAGCCGCCGCCTCGTACGGAATCGAAGTCCGCTGATGCCGAAGAGAAgtcagaggaggaggacgaggaggatggTGAAGGTGACGAAGAATTGGAGGAGTTGGACGATGTAGATGATGAAGAGGAgtcagaggaggaggaagaggaagaggaagaagacaaaGAAGGATTGGAGGATAAAGCAGGGAATCAAGTGGAGGACGAGTTCTTCAAGATAAAGGATCTCGATAAGTTCATGGTaaagggggaggaggcggaataTGGTGGGGGTGCCAAgcaagggaagaagaagaagaaaacagagaacTGGATGGAAGAAGAtagtgatgaggaggaagaggaggaccttgatgaggatgaggacaatgaggatgaagaagatgacgatgaaCACTTGGAC TTGGAAGACTTTgacgatgaagaagaagaagaagagggtgcAGTTGGAGATATAAT GTATAAGGATTTTTTTGAGGAAGCTGATGACCAAAAAGTAAGGAAGAAAGGTGGCTCCAAGAAAGTTCAATTCAAGGATGAACCAGATGAACCAGAAGTTGATGACAAAAATGATGATGGAAAT GATGAACAGGGTTTGTCAACTCACGAGAAGGCGCGCCTGAAGATGCATGCTAAAATAGAGGAAATGGAGAAAGCTAATCTTGAACCTAGTATGTGGACCATGCAGGGAGAG GTTAATGCTTCCAGCAGACCCAAAAACAGTGCTCTAGAAGTGGACCTTGATTTTGAGCACAATGTAAGACCTGCCCCAGTAATCACTGAGGAAGTCACTGCTTCTCTTGAAGAGATGATAAAGAAAAGAATAATAGAG GGTCATTTTGACGATGTTGAAAAGCCTTCTCCCTTGCAATTTAAATCCCCAAAGGAACAAAAGGATCTG GACGAAAGTAAGAGCAAGAAGGGTCTTGCTGAACTATATGAG GACGATTATGCGCAAAAGGCTGGCCTTGCACCTGCACCACTTTCTATTTCAGATGAACTTAAGAACGAG GCAAATACCTTATTTAAGAGAATATGCTTGAAGTTGGATGCACTATCTCATTTCCACTTTGCTCCAAAGCCG GTCATTGAAGATATGTCTATACAAGCAAATGTACCAGCTCTAGCAATGGAGGAG ATTGCACCTGTAGCTGTTTCAGATGCTGCAATGCTTGCTCCTGAAGAAATTTTTGAAGGAAAAGGTGATGTTAAAGAAGAAGCAGAACTTACACAAGCTGAGcgcagaagaagaagagctaACAAGAAAAGGAGATATGCAG GATCGCATAAGGAGAGGCCAGCCAAGATGCAGAAAGATTAA
- the LOC4351433 gene encoding M phase phosphoprotein 10 isoform X1, which produces MAMDLDEPLDAEKGEAALRRLRDADPALYLSPSADLAAAAREASKHLYASLVPFSPAQPPPLSNLLAGPAFDAEQIWSQIELLSRPLIPHLRRQLRRLEKQPPSQPPPRTESKSADAEEKSEEEDEEDGEGDEELEELDDVDDEEESEEEEEEEEEDKEGLEDKAGNQVEDEFFKIKDLDKFMVKGEEAEYGGGAKQGKKKKKTENWMEEDSDEEEEEDLDEDEDNEDEEDDDEHLDLEDFDDEEEEEEGAVGDIMYKDFFEEADDQKVRKKGGSKKVQFKDEPDEPEVDDKNDDGNVSQDEQGLSTHEKARLKMHAKIEEMEKANLEPSMWTMQGEVNASSRPKNSALEVDLDFEHNVRPAPVITEEVTASLEEMIKKRIIEGHFDDVEKPSPLQFKSPKEQKDLDESKSKKGLAELYEDDYAQKAGLAPAPLSISDELKNEANTLFKRICLKLDALSHFHFAPKPVIEDMSIQANVPALAMEEIAPVAVSDAAMLAPEEIFEGKGDVKEEAELTQAERRRRRANKKRRYAGSHKERPAKMQKD; this is translated from the exons ATGGCGATGGATTTGGACGAgccgctcgacgcggagaagggcgaggcggcgctgcggcggctgcgcgaCGCCGACCCGGCCCTCTacctctccccctccgccgacctcgccgccgccgcccgtgagGCCTCCAAGCACCTCTACGCCTCGCTCGTCCCCTTCTCCCCCGCGCAGCCGCCCCCGCTCTCCAACCTCCTCGCAGGCCCCGCCTTCGACGCCGAGCAGATTTGGTCCCAGATTGAGCTGCTCTCCCGCCCCCTCATCCCCCACCTGCGCCgccagctccgccgcctcgaGAAGCAACCCCCGTCTCAGCCGCCGCCTCGTACGGAATCGAAGTCCGCTGATGCCGAAGAGAAgtcagaggaggaggacgaggaggatggTGAAGGTGACGAAGAATTGGAGGAGTTGGACGATGTAGATGATGAAGAGGAgtcagaggaggaggaagaggaagaggaagaagacaaaGAAGGATTGGAGGATAAAGCAGGGAATCAAGTGGAGGACGAGTTCTTCAAGATAAAGGATCTCGATAAGTTCATGGTaaagggggaggaggcggaataTGGTGGGGGTGCCAAgcaagggaagaagaagaagaaaacagagaacTGGATGGAAGAAGAtagtgatgaggaggaagaggaggaccttgatgaggatgaggacaatgaggatgaagaagatgacgatgaaCACTTGGAC TTGGAAGACTTTgacgatgaagaagaagaagaagagggtgcAGTTGGAGATATAAT GTATAAGGATTTTTTTGAGGAAGCTGATGACCAAAAAGTAAGGAAGAAAGGTGGCTCCAAGAAAGTTCAATTCAAGGATGAACCAGATGAACCAGAAGTTGATGACAAAAATGATGATGGAAATGTTAGTCAA GATGAACAGGGTTTGTCAACTCACGAGAAGGCGCGCCTGAAGATGCATGCTAAAATAGAGGAAATGGAGAAAGCTAATCTTGAACCTAGTATGTGGACCATGCAGGGAGAG GTTAATGCTTCCAGCAGACCCAAAAACAGTGCTCTAGAAGTGGACCTTGATTTTGAGCACAATGTAAGACCTGCCCCAGTAATCACTGAGGAAGTCACTGCTTCTCTTGAAGAGATGATAAAGAAAAGAATAATAGAG GGTCATTTTGACGATGTTGAAAAGCCTTCTCCCTTGCAATTTAAATCCCCAAAGGAACAAAAGGATCTG GACGAAAGTAAGAGCAAGAAGGGTCTTGCTGAACTATATGAG GACGATTATGCGCAAAAGGCTGGCCTTGCACCTGCACCACTTTCTATTTCAGATGAACTTAAGAACGAG GCAAATACCTTATTTAAGAGAATATGCTTGAAGTTGGATGCACTATCTCATTTCCACTTTGCTCCAAAGCCG GTCATTGAAGATATGTCTATACAAGCAAATGTACCAGCTCTAGCAATGGAGGAG ATTGCACCTGTAGCTGTTTCAGATGCTGCAATGCTTGCTCCTGAAGAAATTTTTGAAGGAAAAGGTGATGTTAAAGAAGAAGCAGAACTTACACAAGCTGAGcgcagaagaagaagagctaACAAGAAAAGGAGATATGCAG GATCGCATAAGGAGAGGCCAGCCAAGATGCAGAAAGATTAA
- the LOC4351434 gene encoding uncharacterized protein isoform X1 gives MSSLEEPLGLGDLPKLSINRLERFSPSACRASVDDSNTNNYKHRNGGNNQTIFHSSAHSWHMQGQYTDSSCNGVDMEFRALPRKVLWDLPRFVKIVEVGPRDGLQNEKNTVPTSVKIELIHKLVASGLSVVEATSFVSPKWVPQLADAKDVVEGIKHVPDVRFPVLTPNLRGFEAAVAAGAKEVAVFASASESFSKSNLNCTIKESLVRYHDVVTSAKKHGIRIRGYVSCVVGCPVEGTIHPSKVAYVAKELYDMGCSEISLGDTIGVGTPGSVLAMLEAVMSFVPVDKIAVHFHDTYGQALANILVSLQLGINIVDSSVSGLGGCPYAKGATGNVATEDVVYMLHGLGIETNVDLNKLMDAGDYISKHLGRQSGSKTTTALRKLTT, from the exons ATGTCAAGCCTCGAGGAGCCACTTGGTCTTGGGGACCTGCCAAAGTTGAGTATTAACAGACTTGAAAGGTTCTCTCCAAGTGCCTGCAGAGCAAGTGTTGATGACAGCAACACCAACAA TTACAAGCATCGCAATGGTGGCAACAATCAGACGATCTTTCACAGCAGTGCTCATTCATGGCATATGCAAGGCCAATATACTGATTCATCCTGCAATGGGGTGGATATGGAGTTCAGAGCTCTTCCACGGAAG GTTTTATGGGACCTTCCAAGGTTTGTGAAGATAGTTGAAGTTGGACCACGGGACGGTCTGCAAAATGAGAAGAATACTGTACCCACATCTGTAAAGATTGAACTGATACACAAATTGGTGGCTTCTGGTCTATCAGTAGTTGAAGCCACAAGTTTTGTGTCCCCAAAATGGGTGCCACAG CTAGCAGATGCAAAGGATGTGGTTGAAGGGATTAAGCATGTGCCAGATGTGCGGTTTCCAGTGTTAACTCCTAACCTCAGA GGATTTGAGGCTGCTGTTGCAGCTGGTGCAAAAGAAGTTGCAGTTTTCGCATCtgcctctgaatccttttctaAGTCAAACCTTAATTGTACCATCAAGGAAAGCCTTGTTCGGTACCATGATGTTGTAACTTCTGCCAAGAAACATGGAATACGAATCCGTGG GTATGTTTCATGTGTGGTTGGTTGCCCTGTTGAAGGCACAATTCATCCATCAAAGGTAGCATATGTAGCTAAGGAGCTTTATGACATGGGTTGCTCGGAGATCTCACTCGGAGACACGATTGGTGTTGGTACACCAG GTAGCGTACTTGCTATGCTTGAAGCTGTAATGTCTTTTGTTCCAGTGGACAAGATCGCCGTCCATTTCCATGACACATACGGCCAAGCCCTTGCCAACATACTGGTCTCTCTCCAA CTGGGGATCAACATAGTGGACTCATCAGTGTCAGGACTGGGAGGCTGCCCATATGCAAAGGGCGCCACCGGCAATGTCGCGACGGAGGACGTTGTGTACATGCTCCATGGACTGGGGATAGAGACCAATGTTGACCTCAACAAGCTCATGGATGCTGGAGATTACATCTCCAAGCATCTGGGAAGGCAGTCAGGCTCCAAGACCACCACTGCTCTCCGCAAGCTAACCACTTAA
- the LOC4351434 gene encoding uncharacterized protein isoform X2 → MTATPTITSIAMVATIRRSFTAVLIHGICKANILIHPAMGWIWSSELFHGRFHQTTSNRRNELTCSIMTVAMQHVLWDLPRFVKIVEVGPRDGLQNEKNTVPTSVKIELIHKLVASGLSVVEATSFVSPKWVPQLADAKDVVEGIKHVPDVRFPVLTPNLRGFEAAVAAGAKEVAVFASASESFSKSNLNCTIKESLVRYHDVVTSAKKHGIRIRGYVSCVVGCPVEGTIHPSKVAYVAKELYDMGCSEISLGDTIGVGTPGSVLAMLEAVMSFVPVDKIAVHFHDTYGQALANILVSLQLGINIVDSSVSGLGGCPYAKGATGNVATEDVVYMLHGLGIETNVDLNKLMDAGDYISKHLGRQSGSKTTTALRKLTT, encoded by the exons ATGACAGCAACACCAACAA TTACAAGCATCGCAATGGTGGCAACAATCAGACGATCTTTCACAGCAGTGCTCATTCATGGCATATGCAAGGCCAATATACTGATTCATCCTGCAATGGGGTGGATATGGAGTTCAGAGCTCTTCCACGGAAG GTTTCATCAGACCACCTCAAATAGAAGGAATGAACTCACATGTAGCATTATGACTGTGGCAATGCAACAT GTTTTATGGGACCTTCCAAGGTTTGTGAAGATAGTTGAAGTTGGACCACGGGACGGTCTGCAAAATGAGAAGAATACTGTACCCACATCTGTAAAGATTGAACTGATACACAAATTGGTGGCTTCTGGTCTATCAGTAGTTGAAGCCACAAGTTTTGTGTCCCCAAAATGGGTGCCACAG CTAGCAGATGCAAAGGATGTGGTTGAAGGGATTAAGCATGTGCCAGATGTGCGGTTTCCAGTGTTAACTCCTAACCTCAGA GGATTTGAGGCTGCTGTTGCAGCTGGTGCAAAAGAAGTTGCAGTTTTCGCATCtgcctctgaatccttttctaAGTCAAACCTTAATTGTACCATCAAGGAAAGCCTTGTTCGGTACCATGATGTTGTAACTTCTGCCAAGAAACATGGAATACGAATCCGTGG GTATGTTTCATGTGTGGTTGGTTGCCCTGTTGAAGGCACAATTCATCCATCAAAGGTAGCATATGTAGCTAAGGAGCTTTATGACATGGGTTGCTCGGAGATCTCACTCGGAGACACGATTGGTGTTGGTACACCAG GTAGCGTACTTGCTATGCTTGAAGCTGTAATGTCTTTTGTTCCAGTGGACAAGATCGCCGTCCATTTCCATGACACATACGGCCAAGCCCTTGCCAACATACTGGTCTCTCTCCAA CTGGGGATCAACATAGTGGACTCATCAGTGTCAGGACTGGGAGGCTGCCCATATGCAAAGGGCGCCACCGGCAATGTCGCGACGGAGGACGTTGTGTACATGCTCCATGGACTGGGGATAGAGACCAATGTTGACCTCAACAAGCTCATGGATGCTGGAGATTACATCTCCAAGCATCTGGGAAGGCAGTCAGGCTCCAAGACCACCACTGCTCTCCGCAAGCTAACCACTTAA